Proteins encoded by one window of Superficieibacter sp. HKU1:
- a CDS encoding phosphatidate cytidylyltransferase, whose translation MPLLFTALAVIFSLLIVASLINWLLVWRRPEKDWRELTLRIRTWWVIILFFSLAMISPRWLALTLFALVSFLALKEFLTLIPSRRSDRMPLLWMFLSIPLNYWLIGCNWYGMFIIFIPVYAFLFLPARMVLTGNTEGFLRTASQHHWALMTTVFAFGHVSYLLVLPNDSAHTGALLVLFLVGLTEFNDIAQYLWGKSLGRIKVTPRVSPNKTLAGLIGGVASTAVIALFLGPLMTPMSWWMALAAGLIIGITGFCGDIVMSAVKRDIGVKDSGTLLPGHGGILDRLDSLIFTAPVFFHFIRYFYY comes from the coding sequence ATGCCGCTACTGTTTACCGCGCTGGCGGTGATTTTCTCGCTGCTTATCGTTGCCTCGCTCATTAATTGGCTACTGGTCTGGCGTCGGCCGGAAAAAGACTGGCGTGAGCTCACCCTGCGTATTCGCACCTGGTGGGTGATTATTCTCTTTTTCTCACTGGCGATGATAAGTCCTCGCTGGCTGGCCCTGACGCTGTTCGCGCTGGTCAGCTTTCTGGCCTTAAAAGAATTTTTAACCCTCATTCCTTCCCGGCGCTCCGACCGGATGCCGCTGCTGTGGATGTTTTTGTCTATTCCGCTGAACTACTGGCTGATTGGCTGCAACTGGTACGGGATGTTTATCATTTTCATCCCGGTGTACGCCTTCCTGTTCCTGCCCGCGCGAATGGTTCTGACCGGCAATACCGAGGGCTTTTTGCGCACCGCTTCCCAGCATCACTGGGCGTTAATGACCACCGTATTTGCGTTCGGTCATGTGAGTTATCTGCTGGTATTGCCCAACGATAGCGCGCACACCGGGGCCTTACTGGTGCTGTTTCTGGTCGGCTTAACCGAATTTAACGACATTGCCCAATATCTGTGGGGTAAATCCCTGGGGCGCATTAAAGTCACGCCTCGCGTAAGCCCGAATAAAACCCTTGCCGGACTGATTGGCGGCGTTGCCAGCACCGCAGTCATTGCCCTGTTCCTCGGCCCGCTGATGACGCCGATGAGCTGGTGGATGGCACTGGCGGCCGGCCTTATCATTGGTATCACCGGTTTTTGCGGCGACATTGTGATGTCGGCAGTAAAACGTGATATTGGCGTCAAAGACAGCGGCACGCTGCTGCCAGGGCACGGCGGCATTCTGGATCGGCTGGATTCGTTGATCTTTACCGCGCCGGTATTCTTCCATTTCATCCGTTATTTTTATTATTAA
- a CDS encoding YnbE family lipoprotein, translated as MKTAIALLPLLAVTLLTGCTPRIEVAAPEAPITINMNVKIEHEIHIKVDKDVETLLKSRSDLF; from the coding sequence ATGAAAACTGCGATCGCGTTATTACCGCTACTGGCCGTCACCCTGTTAACCGGCTGCACCCCACGCATTGAAGTGGCAGCACCTGAAGCGCCGATAACGATCAACATGAATGTCAAAATTGAACATGAAATTCATATAAAGGTAGATAAAGACGTCGAAACGCTTCTGAAGTCACGCAGCGATCTGTTCTGA
- a CDS encoding YdbH family protein, which produces MKGRYKAALALLLLIILLPLALVMTLGWWVPKLAGIWLPAGTRIALEGPPELSLHALRIPDLRYIVADCELAHLRQGELTHPSRWRLNIGELAINSACLSKLPQAEQSAAAPRTLAQWQSLLPYSWVTIDRLTLSPWQQWQGKLALDITPRKQTVRYQGENITLSAQLQGQALVVDEFALQLLADRPPIALSGQFVMPLVPDGLPVEGQTRTTLHIPGIASPVDVELAWREGEGQLIALDRETGEPLLDLPWQLTPRRFTISDGRWSWPYQGFPLSGRLGVNVDGWKQGLDNALISGRINVITTGKAGKGNAVLNFGPGKLDPAASDMPMQLTGEAKHDDLIFYAVLPAHLRGWLDDPQLAFMPGALLRSHGRVIESLNLDEIRWPLAGVTLSRRGVDGRLQAILRAHEQQMGGFLLHLDGKAQNFLPDNGLWQWRYWGEGDFTPMQARWDVAGTGEWRDQRITLNTLSTGFNQLRYGTMQMRQPRLTLDKPVVWRRDPQHPQFSGALTLEAGQTTFSGGSVLPSSVLNFSVEGSDPTLFQFKGDLHAQAIGPVRVNGRWDGERLRGQAWWPKQSLTVFQPLLPPDWKLDLREGELYAQIAFSAAADQGFTAGGHGVVKGGSAWLPDNKINGVDFILPFRYGNGNWQLGTHGPVSLHIAEIENQVTATNFTASLQGRWPWSETDPLILSDVSVDVLGGKITLLQLRMPQHDPALLRVQNISSSELISAINPKQFTMSGPVSGALPLWLNNEKWIIKDGWLTNPGPLTLRIDKDTADAIVNDNMAAGAAINWLRYIEISRSWTKINVDNLGLLTLQAAISGLSRVEGKSNAITLHYSHQENIFTLWRSLRFGDNLQSWLEKNATLSDKKGK; this is translated from the coding sequence ATGAAGGGTAGGTATAAAGCAGCACTTGCGCTCCTCTTACTCATTATACTTCTGCCCCTCGCGCTGGTAATGACGCTTGGCTGGTGGGTTCCGAAGCTGGCAGGCATCTGGCTACCGGCCGGGACGCGCATTGCGCTTGAAGGCCCGCCTGAGCTCTCCTTACACGCGCTGCGCATCCCCGATCTGCGCTATATCGTCGCGGATTGCGAACTGGCGCACCTCCGTCAGGGTGAGTTAACCCATCCCAGTCGCTGGCGTCTTAACATCGGTGAACTGGCAATCAACTCCGCCTGCCTGAGCAAACTCCCGCAGGCGGAACAGTCCGCAGCGGCACCCCGAACGCTGGCGCAATGGCAGTCGTTGCTGCCTTATAGCTGGGTAACGATCGATCGCCTGACGCTGTCACCCTGGCAGCAGTGGCAGGGTAAACTCGCCCTTGATATCACGCCGCGAAAACAGACTGTGCGTTATCAGGGAGAGAACATTACCCTCTCAGCGCAATTGCAGGGCCAGGCGCTGGTGGTTGATGAATTTGCGCTGCAGCTTCTCGCCGATCGACCACCGATCGCGCTTAGCGGGCAGTTTGTGATGCCGCTGGTGCCGGATGGCCTGCCGGTAGAAGGGCAGACGCGTACGACCTTACACATCCCTGGCATCGCCTCTCCGGTTGACGTCGAATTAGCGTGGCGTGAAGGAGAAGGGCAGCTTATCGCCCTTGACCGTGAAACAGGCGAGCCGCTTCTCGACCTTCCGTGGCAGCTAACGCCCCGGCGCTTCACTATCAGCGACGGTCGCTGGAGCTGGCCGTATCAGGGCTTTCCGCTCAGCGGGCGACTGGGCGTCAACGTTGACGGCTGGAAACAGGGACTGGATAACGCGCTCATTAGTGGACGGATAAACGTGATCACCACGGGTAAAGCCGGGAAAGGTAACGCGGTACTGAATTTTGGACCGGGGAAACTGGATCCCGCTGCCAGCGATATGCCGATGCAGCTCACCGGCGAGGCAAAGCATGACGATCTGATTTTCTACGCCGTGCTTCCGGCACACCTCCGCGGGTGGCTGGACGATCCGCAGCTGGCCTTTATGCCGGGTGCGCTGTTGCGCTCGCATGGGCGGGTAATTGAATCGCTTAATCTGGATGAAATTCGCTGGCCGCTGGCGGGCGTTACGCTTTCCCGGCGTGGCGTCGATGGCCGACTTCAGGCGATCCTGAGGGCCCATGAGCAACAAATGGGGGGCTTCCTGCTGCACCTGGATGGCAAAGCGCAGAATTTTCTGCCGGATAACGGCCTCTGGCAGTGGCGCTACTGGGGTGAGGGCGACTTTACGCCAATGCAGGCGCGCTGGGATGTTGCCGGAACCGGCGAGTGGCGGGATCAGCGCATTACCCTGAATACGCTTTCCACGGGGTTTAATCAGTTACGCTACGGCACCATGCAGATGCGTCAACCGCGTCTCACGCTGGATAAACCTGTCGTCTGGCGGCGTGATCCACAGCATCCACAGTTCAGCGGGGCGCTGACCCTGGAAGCGGGACAAACCACCTTCAGCGGCGGCAGCGTTTTGCCATCCTCCGTTCTCAACTTTAGCGTGGAAGGCAGCGACCCGACGTTATTCCAGTTTAAAGGCGATCTGCATGCGCAGGCCATTGGCCCGGTGCGGGTTAACGGGCGCTGGGACGGGGAACGGCTGCGTGGACAGGCGTGGTGGCCGAAGCAGTCGTTGACCGTTTTTCAGCCGCTGCTGCCGCCGGACTGGAAACTGGATCTCCGCGAGGGAGAGCTATATGCACAAATTGCGTTTTCTGCCGCGGCCGATCAGGGATTCACCGCAGGCGGACACGGCGTAGTCAAAGGCGGTAGCGCGTGGCTGCCGGATAATAAAATCAACGGCGTCGATTTTATTTTGCCGTTCCGCTATGGCAACGGTAACTGGCAACTCGGCACGCATGGACCGGTATCGCTGCATATCGCGGAGATCGAAAACCAGGTCACGGCGACAAACTTCACCGCCAGTTTACAGGGGCGCTGGCCGTGGAGTGAAACCGATCCGCTGATCTTAAGCGATGTCAGCGTCGATGTGCTGGGAGGCAAAATTACCCTGCTGCAATTGCGAATGCCGCAGCACGATCCGGCGCTACTGCGGGTGCAGAATATCTCTTCCAGCGAACTGATTAGCGCCATTAATCCAAAACAATTTACGATGTCCGGCCCGGTGAGCGGCGCGCTGCCGTTGTGGCTGAATAATGAAAAATGGATCATTAAAGACGGCTGGTTAACCAATCCCGGCCCGCTAACGTTGCGTATTGATAAAGACACGGCGGATGCGATTGTCAACGATAACATGGCGGCTGGCGCGGCGATTAACTGGCTGCGCTATATCGAAATATCCCGTTCGTGGACCAAAATTAACGTCGATAATCTGGGATTACTCACGCTTCAGGCAGCAATTAGCGGTCTGAGCCGCGTTGAAGGAAAAAGTAATGCTATCACTCTACACTATAGCCACCAGGAGAATATTTTTACCCTGTGGCGTAGTCTGCGCTTCGGCGATAATTTACAGTCATGGCTTGAAAAGAATGCGACGCTGTCAGATAAAAAAGGAAAATGA
- a CDS encoding YdbL family protein → MKKSLILPLLALSLISPRVFALSLNDARSEGRVGETLSGYIAPLRQDTDTLALVKQINQARSESYQRLAEANNLPVDEVAKMAGQKLVERASPGEYVQGINGKWLQK, encoded by the coding sequence ATGAAAAAATCGTTAATATTGCCGCTTCTGGCGCTGAGTCTGATAAGCCCCCGCGTTTTTGCGCTCAGTCTCAACGACGCGCGCAGCGAGGGGCGGGTCGGTGAGACCTTGAGCGGTTATATTGCGCCGCTGCGTCAGGACACCGATACTCTGGCGCTGGTGAAGCAGATCAATCAGGCGCGCAGCGAGAGTTATCAACGTCTGGCAGAGGCCAACAATTTGCCGGTCGATGAGGTGGCAAAAATGGCCGGGCAAAAACTGGTTGAGCGCGCGTCGCCTGGCGAGTATGTTCAGGGCATCAACGGGAAGTGGTTACAAAAATAG
- a CDS encoding CDP-alcohol phosphatidyltransferase family protein: MTLYDIKPRFQALLRPLLHRLHTMGISANQITLFALALSVITGLFLAIVREPFWFIVLPVVLFIRMALNALDGMMAREYHQQTRLGAILNETGDVLSDIALYLPFIFLPHSNVPLILTMLFFTVMSEFCGVLAQTINAVRSYAGPFGKSDRALVFGGWGLVIALWPQFSAWNNVVWGAATLLLLWTAINRCRSVLREPN; this comes from the coding sequence ATAACGCTTTACGATATAAAACCCCGCTTTCAGGCGCTACTCCGGCCATTGTTACATCGCTTACATACCATGGGGATCAGCGCTAATCAAATCACGCTCTTCGCGCTGGCGCTGTCTGTTATAACGGGCCTGTTTCTGGCAATCGTGCGCGAGCCGTTCTGGTTTATCGTATTACCGGTCGTGTTGTTTATTCGTATGGCGCTTAATGCGCTTGATGGAATGATGGCGCGGGAATACCACCAGCAAACGAGGCTGGGCGCTATCCTCAACGAAACGGGCGATGTGCTGTCGGATATTGCGCTTTATCTGCCGTTTATTTTCCTGCCGCACAGCAATGTGCCGCTGATCCTGACGATGCTGTTTTTCACGGTAATGAGCGAATTTTGCGGCGTCCTCGCGCAAACCATTAACGCGGTGCGCAGCTATGCCGGGCCATTTGGCAAAAGCGACAGAGCCCTGGTATTTGGTGGCTGGGGACTGGTAATCGCGCTGTGGCCACAGTTCAGTGCCTGGAATAATGTCGTGTGGGGCGCAGCGACGCTGTTACTTCTCTGGACGGCGATCAACCGCTGCCGTTCGGTATTGCGGGAGCCAAACTGA
- a CDS encoding lysophospholipid acyltransferase family protein: MGKKALRLLFTMTIVWPVIWLWLGLRVKHRHLIPTTGPAIVVANHNSHMDVFALLSLFSLRTQQQVHPVAAADYFLRNRWLAWFTLNILNIIPVVRTGGDTDPLAGCEQALRQNKILILFPEGSRGEPGKLSPLKSGIWHLLQRVPETTVIPVWLSGTEKVLAKGNRIPLPLFIDVCVGEALGTHLDKPGFMDSLLQALLHLQPHLQGPEKHD, encoded by the coding sequence ATGGGTAAAAAAGCGCTACGCCTGTTATTTACGATGACGATTGTCTGGCCGGTGATCTGGCTGTGGCTTGGCCTGCGGGTTAAGCATCGGCATCTTATTCCCACCACGGGACCGGCGATTGTGGTGGCTAACCACAACAGTCATATGGACGTTTTTGCGCTGCTGTCGCTCTTTTCATTGCGCACTCAGCAGCAGGTGCATCCGGTTGCCGCGGCCGACTATTTTTTGCGTAACCGGTGGCTGGCATGGTTCACCTTAAATATTCTGAATATTATCCCGGTGGTACGCACCGGTGGAGATACCGATCCGCTGGCAGGCTGTGAGCAGGCGCTGCGACAGAATAAAATTCTGATCCTGTTCCCGGAAGGATCGCGGGGCGAGCCGGGAAAACTCTCGCCGCTGAAGTCCGGCATCTGGCATCTGCTCCAGCGCGTACCTGAAACCACGGTGATCCCGGTATGGCTGTCGGGCACGGAAAAGGTACTGGCGAAGGGGAATCGTATTCCGCTGCCGCTGTTTATTGATGTCTGCGTGGGGGAAGCACTCGGTACCCACCTGGATAAACCTGGTTTTATGGATTCGCTGTTGCAGGCATTACTGCATTTGCAACCACATTTACAGGGACCTGAAAAACATGACTAA